Proteins encoded in a region of the Nicotiana tomentosiformis chromosome 9, ASM39032v3, whole genome shotgun sequence genome:
- the LOC138898595 gene encoding uncharacterized protein, with the protein MGGKILMVQLSKNLGQKRNVVTLRSGQVLKDPTPVQKEVAPEKESGKELKIEDDDKKTEKKKGDPYKEEEIEETSVVKLTEHYSAILQNKLPQKCEDPGSFTIPCSLGTLNFEKSLCDSGASINLIPLSIYRKLEKDIGEIMSVPISLQLVDQMTITPEGIVEDVLVRVDKFIFPVDFIVVNMEENKEVPPHPRKTIFSNG; encoded by the exons ATGGGAGGTAAGATTCTCAtggtgcagctatcaaagaacttgggacag aaacggaatgttgtgaccttgagaagcggacaagtattgaaagatcccactccagTTCAAAAAGAAGTTGcgcctgaaaaagaaagtgggaaggagctgaaaattgaagatgatgataaaaagactgagaagaagaaag gagatccttacaaagaagaggaaataGAAGAGACCTCTGTGGTCAAACTTACAGAGCATTATAGtgcaatattgcaaaacaaactcccacaaaagtgtgaagatccagggagttttactataccttgctctttaggcactcttaactttgaaaaatctttatgtgattcaggtgcctcaattaatctaataCCTTTGTCAATTTataggaaactggagaaggataTTGGAGAGATAATGtcagtgccaatatctttgcagctggtagACCAAATGACTATAACACCCGAGGGGATAGTAGAAGATGTTTTGGTGCGGGTGGATAAGTttatatttcctgtagatttcatagtggtgaatatggaggagaataaggaggtcccccctcatcctaggaagaccatttttagcaacgggtag